One Atribacterota bacterium genomic window, TCCATCTTTTGTATTATTTTAGGAAGGTCTGTAAAAGGATATGTTAAATCAGCATCCCCTGTGGCAATAATATCTCCAGAGGCATTGGCAAATCCTGCTTTATAAGCATTACCATATCCTTTAATAGGCTGTATGATTACTCTTGCTCCATGATTATTGGCAATATAGGTTGTTTTGTCTTTAGATCCATTATCAATAACCATTATTTCTACTCCATAATTAATTTCATTTAACTCCCTGATAGGAATTTCTTTTATAACATCACCAATTGCCTTTTCTTCATTTAGTGCAGGGATAACAACTGTAATTGTTTTAGCGTAAAGTTTATTCATACCTAACTTGTCAATGGCTCTCCTGCTCCATTTTCTTCTATCTGTAACCCTTTTTTCTACAAATGTTTCTAATGAATGATCTTCAACTCCGATACAAATATTTTTTTCTTTTGATGCAGAAGAATTGTGGTCACCATTGTTTGAATCTATATCTATTGATTTGATCATTTTATTTTCCACACCTTTCTTATATATCCTTTAATATAAATCTCGTTAGAAAAAATCAAGATCATTCTCTTTAAAATTAACAATTAAGCCAAATCTTTTTTTAAAATTAATCCATATCTACCCAAAAATGTATTTGTTGATTTTTATTTACCAGATTAACTACAATCTTAATCCTCCCGGCTATCCATTCATCCAGAAGAAATTTTTGGTTAATAGTCTCGGATTCGTTTTTTTTAATAAAAATTGAATCTCTGCCAATAATAGTTTTTTGATTCTGCCAAAGCATAAAAACTTCGTATATATATTCCAGATCCTCTCCTTCAAGATTACAGATTGTAAATTCAAAATTTATTTCTTCATTTAGTCGTATTTCACCCGGTAACAAATGATGACTCTCAAAATATAATTCAGTTAACCTCTCTGGCTTGGCAGTAGTAGCAAAACTAAATGTTTCTTCCCATGAAGAAGATGACAATGAAGTAATCTCTATAGATGCTGTACCCAGGACAAACAATATCAATACAAAAACAATGGATGCTATTAGAAAAATCATCTTATTTTTATTGGTTGGCTTATTTCTCATTTTTTACCACCCTGTTTACTCTCATGACCTTGTTCTCTTCTCATAGGTATGTACA contains:
- a CDS encoding glycosyltransferase family 2 protein — translated: MIKSIDIDSNNGDHNSSASKEKNICIGVEDHSLETFVEKRVTDRRKWSRRAIDKLGMNKLYAKTITVVIPALNEEKAIGDVIKEIPIRELNEINYGVEIMVIDNGSKDKTTYIANNHGARVIIQPIKGYGNAYKAGFANASGDIIATGDADLTYPFTDLPKIIQKMESENLDFITTDRLSNLQPGIMTRTHYFGNLVLHSVTKVLFSLPFNDSQSGMWVFKRSIWVKLNVRSSGMPFSQELKIEAYRKGFKCAEVPITYRARVGEVKLSTFKDGIGNIYHLFKKRMIG